One Equus caballus isolate H_3958 breed thoroughbred chromosome 14, TB-T2T, whole genome shotgun sequence DNA segment encodes these proteins:
- the PDLIM4 gene encoding PDZ and LIM domain protein 4 isoform X2 has translation MTHLEAQNRIKGCHDHLTLSVSRPEGRNWPSTPEDSRAQAHRIHIDPEAQDGSPVTSRRPSATGIGPEDGKPGLGSPYGQPPRLPVPHNGSSSEAAILAQMSTLQVSPPLSTDPARGLSRSRDCGVDLGSEVYRMLREPAEPTAAEPKQSGSFRYLQGMLEAGEGGERPGPGGPRNLKPTTSKLGAPLSGLQGLPECTRCGHGIVGTIVKARDKLYHPECFMCSDCGLNLKQRGYFFLDERLYCESHAKARVKPPEGYDVVAVYPNAKVELV, from the exons ATGACACACCTGGAGGCGCAGAACCGCATCAAGGGCTGCCACGACCACCTCACGCTCTCCGTGAGCAG GCCTGAAGGCAGGAACTGGCCCAGTACCCCAGAGGACAGCAGGGCTCAGGCACACAGGATCCACATTGACCCTGAGGCCCAG GATGGCAGTCCAGTGACTAGCAGGCGGCCCTCAGCCACCGGGATTGGGCCAGAAGATGGCAAGCCAGGCCTGGGATCTCCTTATGGGCAGCCACCTCGCCTCCCAGTTCCTCACAATGGCAGCAGCAGTGAGGCTGCCATACTGGCCCAGATGAGCACCCTGCAAGTGTCTCCACCCCTCAG CACTGACCCAGCCAGAGGCCTGTCGCGGAGCCGCGACTGCGGAGTCGACCTGGGCTCAGAGGTGTACAGGATGCTACGGGAGCCGGCTGAGCCTACGGCTGCGGAGCCCAAGCAGTCAGGCTCCTTCCGCTACTTGCAGGGCATGCTAGAGGCCGGCGAGGGCG GGGAGCGGCCCGGGCCTGGCGGCCCCCGGAACCTCAAGCCCACGACCAGCAAGCTGGGCGCTCCACTGAGTGGCCTCCAGGGGCTGCCCGAGTGCACGCGCTGCGGCCACGGCATCGT GGGCACCATCGTCAAGGCGCGGGACAAGCTCTACCACCCCGAGTGCTTCATGTGCAGCGACTGCGGCCTCAACCTGAAGCAGCGCGGTTACTTCTTTCTGGACGAGCGGCTCTACTGCGAGAGCCATGCCAAGGCGCGCGTCAAGCCGCCCGAGGGCTACGATGTGGTGGCAGTGTACCCCAATGCCAAGGTGGAACTCGTCTGA
- the PDLIM4 gene encoding PDZ and LIM domain protein 4 isoform X1 codes for MPHSVTLRGPSPWGFRLVGGRDFSAPLTISRVHAGSKAALAALCPGDLIQAINGESTELMTHLEAQNRIKGCHDHLTLSVSRPEGRNWPSTPEDSRAQAHRIHIDPEAQDGSPVTSRRPSATGIGPEDGKPGLGSPYGQPPRLPVPHNGSSSEAAILAQMSTLQVSPPLSTDPARGLSRSRDCGVDLGSEVYRMLREPAEPTAAEPKQSGSFRYLQGMLEAGEGGERPGPGGPRNLKPTTSKLGAPLSGLQGLPECTRCGHGIVGTIVKARDKLYHPECFMCSDCGLNLKQRGYFFLDERLYCESHAKARVKPPEGYDVVAVYPNAKVELV; via the exons ATGCCCCACTCCGTGACCCTGCGTGGCCCTTCGCCCTGGGGCTTCCGCCTGGTGGGTGGCCGGGACTTCAGCGCACCCCTCACCATCTCGCGG GTCCATGCTGGCAGCAAGGCCGCACTGGCTGCCCTATGCCCTGGAGACCTGATCCAGGCCATCAATGGCGAGAGCACAGAGCTCATGACACACCTGGAGGCGCAGAACCGCATCAAGGGCTGCCACGACCACCTCACGCTCTCCGTGAGCAG GCCTGAAGGCAGGAACTGGCCCAGTACCCCAGAGGACAGCAGGGCTCAGGCACACAGGATCCACATTGACCCTGAGGCCCAG GATGGCAGTCCAGTGACTAGCAGGCGGCCCTCAGCCACCGGGATTGGGCCAGAAGATGGCAAGCCAGGCCTGGGATCTCCTTATGGGCAGCCACCTCGCCTCCCAGTTCCTCACAATGGCAGCAGCAGTGAGGCTGCCATACTGGCCCAGATGAGCACCCTGCAAGTGTCTCCACCCCTCAG CACTGACCCAGCCAGAGGCCTGTCGCGGAGCCGCGACTGCGGAGTCGACCTGGGCTCAGAGGTGTACAGGATGCTACGGGAGCCGGCTGAGCCTACGGCTGCGGAGCCCAAGCAGTCAGGCTCCTTCCGCTACTTGCAGGGCATGCTAGAGGCCGGCGAGGGCG GGGAGCGGCCCGGGCCTGGCGGCCCCCGGAACCTCAAGCCCACGACCAGCAAGCTGGGCGCTCCACTGAGTGGCCTCCAGGGGCTGCCCGAGTGCACGCGCTGCGGCCACGGCATCGT GGGCACCATCGTCAAGGCGCGGGACAAGCTCTACCACCCCGAGTGCTTCATGTGCAGCGACTGCGGCCTCAACCTGAAGCAGCGCGGTTACTTCTTTCTGGACGAGCGGCTCTACTGCGAGAGCCATGCCAAGGCGCGCGTCAAGCCGCCCGAGGGCTACGATGTGGTGGCAGTGTACCCCAATGCCAAGGTGGAACTCGTCTGA
- the PDLIM4 gene encoding PDZ and LIM domain protein 4 isoform X3 yields MPHSVTLRGPSPWGFRLVGGRDFSAPLTISRVHAGSKAALAALCPGDLIQAINGESTELMTHLEAQNRIKGCHDHLTLSVSRPEGRNWPSTPEDSRAQAHRIHIDPEAQDGSPVTSRRPSATGIGPEDGKPGLGSPYGQPPRLPVPHNGSSSEAAILAQMSTLQVSPPLSTDPARGLSRSRDCGVDLGSEVYRMLREPAEPTAAEPKQSGSFRYLQGMLEAGEGGAPSSRRGTSSTTPSASCAATAAST; encoded by the exons ATGCCCCACTCCGTGACCCTGCGTGGCCCTTCGCCCTGGGGCTTCCGCCTGGTGGGTGGCCGGGACTTCAGCGCACCCCTCACCATCTCGCGG GTCCATGCTGGCAGCAAGGCCGCACTGGCTGCCCTATGCCCTGGAGACCTGATCCAGGCCATCAATGGCGAGAGCACAGAGCTCATGACACACCTGGAGGCGCAGAACCGCATCAAGGGCTGCCACGACCACCTCACGCTCTCCGTGAGCAG GCCTGAAGGCAGGAACTGGCCCAGTACCCCAGAGGACAGCAGGGCTCAGGCACACAGGATCCACATTGACCCTGAGGCCCAG GATGGCAGTCCAGTGACTAGCAGGCGGCCCTCAGCCACCGGGATTGGGCCAGAAGATGGCAAGCCAGGCCTGGGATCTCCTTATGGGCAGCCACCTCGCCTCCCAGTTCCTCACAATGGCAGCAGCAGTGAGGCTGCCATACTGGCCCAGATGAGCACCCTGCAAGTGTCTCCACCCCTCAG CACTGACCCAGCCAGAGGCCTGTCGCGGAGCCGCGACTGCGGAGTCGACCTGGGCTCAGAGGTGTACAGGATGCTACGGGAGCCGGCTGAGCCTACGGCTGCGGAGCCCAAGCAGTCAGGCTCCTTCCGCTACTTGCAGGGCATGCTAGAGGCCGGCGAGGGCG GGGCACCATCGTCAAGGCGCGGGACAAGCTCTACCACCCCGAGTGCTTCATGTGCAGCGACTGCGGCCTCAACCTGA